From the Sebastes umbrosus isolate fSebUmb1 chromosome 2, fSebUmb1.pri, whole genome shotgun sequence genome, one window contains:
- the pole3 gene encoding DNA polymerase epsilon subunit 3, translating into MAERPEDLNLPNAVITRIIKEALPDGVNVSKEARRAISQAASVFVLYATSCANNFAMKAKRKTLNAGDVLAAMEEMEFERFLEPLREALEVYKKGQKGKKEVSEQKRKDKEKKTDSENDKSREEEEEEEERMEEEPEAENDAEEEEVEN; encoded by the exons ATGGCGGAAAGACCCGAAGACCTGAACCTGCCCAACGCGGTGATCACCCGCATCATCAAGGAGGCG CTCCCAGATGGGGTGAACGTGTCTAAAGAAGCCAGGAGAGCCATATCCCAAGCTGCCAGCGTGTTTGTGTTGTATGCAACGTCCTG TGCGAACAACTTTGCCATGAAAGCCAAACGGAAAACTCTGAACGCAGGAGACGTTTTGGCTGcgatggaggagatggagttTGAGAGATTCCTGGAGCCGCTCAGAGAAGCTCTGGAAG TGTACAAGAAGGGccagaaaggaaagaaggaggtGTCTGAGCAGAAACGtaaagacaaagagaagaagacCGACTCTGAGAACGATAAGAGccgagaggaggaagaggaggaggaagagcgcATGGAGGAGGAACCTGAAGCTGAGAACGacgccgaggaggaggaggtggagaactGA
- the rpl12 gene encoding 60S ribosomal protein L12 isoform X2 has protein sequence MRCTGGEVGATSALAPKIGPLGLSPKKVGDDIAKATGDWKGLRITVKLTIQNRQAAVEVVPSASALIIKALKEPPRDRKKVKNIKHSGSVTFDEIVTVARTMRARSIARELSGTIKEILGTAQSVGCTIDGRPPHDVIDDINSGKVECPTE, from the exons ATGAGATGCACAGGAGGAGAAGTCGGCGCCACCTCAGCCCTGGCCCCCAAAATCGGACCTTTGGGTTTG TCTCCCAAGAAAGTTGGTGATGACATTGCCAAGGCCACTGGTGACTGGAAGGGCCTGAGGATCACCGTGAAGCTGACCATCCAGAACAGACAGGCAGCG gtcGAGGTCGTTCCCTCTGCGTCTGCTCTGATCATCAAGGCTCTGAAGGAGCCTCCTCGTGACAGGAAGAAGGTCAAGAACA tcAAGCACAGTGGAAGTGTGACCTTCGATGAGATTGTGACCGTTGCTCGTACCATGAGAGCTCGCTCCATCGCCAGAGAGCTCTCTG GAACCATCAAAGAGATCCTGGGTACCGCTCAGTCTGTCGGATGCACCATCGATGGTCGTCCTCCCCATGATGTCATCGATGACATTAACAGCGGCAAAGTCGAGTGTCCAACCGAGTAA
- the rpl12 gene encoding 60S ribosomal protein L12 isoform X1, which yields MPPKFDPNEIKVVYMRCTGGEVGATSALAPKIGPLGLSPKKVGDDIAKATGDWKGLRITVKLTIQNRQAAVEVVPSASALIIKALKEPPRDRKKVKNIKHSGSVTFDEIVTVARTMRARSIARELSGTIKEILGTAQSVGCTIDGRPPHDVIDDINSGKVECPTE from the exons ATGCCGCCCAAATTCGACCCCAACGAGATTAAAGTTG TGTACATGAGATGCACAGGAGGAGAAGTCGGCGCCACCTCAGCCCTGGCCCCCAAAATCGGACCTTTGGGTTTG TCTCCCAAGAAAGTTGGTGATGACATTGCCAAGGCCACTGGTGACTGGAAGGGCCTGAGGATCACCGTGAAGCTGACCATCCAGAACAGACAGGCAGCG gtcGAGGTCGTTCCCTCTGCGTCTGCTCTGATCATCAAGGCTCTGAAGGAGCCTCCTCGTGACAGGAAGAAGGTCAAGAACA tcAAGCACAGTGGAAGTGTGACCTTCGATGAGATTGTGACCGTTGCTCGTACCATGAGAGCTCGCTCCATCGCCAGAGAGCTCTCTG GAACCATCAAAGAGATCCTGGGTACCGCTCAGTCTGTCGGATGCACCATCGATGGTCGTCCTCCCCATGATGTCATCGATGACATTAACAGCGGCAAAGTCGAGTGTCCAACCGAGTAA